The Gasterosteus aculeatus chromosome 8, fGasAcu3.hap1.1, whole genome shotgun sequence genome has a window encoding:
- the LOC120818056 gene encoding uncharacterized protein LOC120818056 isoform X2, translating into MATFELSRFIDQPNVEVLGTCRKSDLSLIAQHYGIPFSRTLRKAELKDCLVAGLVNKGVFSAMESSPTVAAELEAPAAAGTSPLRVSRGGPVTPLVGVGAEEGLAYSMPKFEPLSLSTESTGSRSDARLKLRLARLQLETQDRAQARQDDLKRQIEMYRIDADTKVRLRELELQAAPEVPKKSTVKTSLVEGDPVTSPGPSPSGGVDEPVGTGGDSVAPFSTHFDVAKNISIVPPFREKEVEAYFQAFERVALALGWPNAVWALMLQCKLSGKAQEVCASLSLEESVQYEAVKAAILRAYELVPEHYRQRFRTSKRGTSQTYVEFAGEKGILFDRWTKACKVTDYNSLRELLLIEEFKNCVPERTALYLNEQKVSTVQQAAVLADEYALMHKTVFYKRPSDSGGSAVKENENLSDSRSKWSPPSPKSNRECSYCHKMGHSMAECRTLKRKQERQDSSSFQPRGSVLVKTLSPAVAVSPTTPDSCFKPFIFRGFVSVGERGEDRKPVRILRDTGGSQSFILADVLDFGVDSACNTSTVVQGIEMGFVTVPLHRVHVSSELASGCFEVAVRPSLPVRGVDFIMGNDIAGGKVMPVVQVVDVPHNDSQADVLARNLPGVFSAVVTRAQAKHDLQESNILCDSVFPKILGTDVLADPPEPPKTTPGSARSFDLITNLLVSRETLIEAQREDLSLTPCRASAEKGKISLRNHQFYWHDKVLMRHWSRSLNPGQQDDWNVVHQIVVPSKFRSQVLELAHDHPWSGHLGITKTYNRVLQHFFWPGLKTDVAQYCKTCHICQVNGKPNQVVPPAPLCPIPAVGEPFERVLVDCVGPLPRAKSGCQYLLTIMCVATRFPEAIPLRNITAKTVTKALTKFFTTFGLPKTVQTDQGSNFMSRVFRTSLKALGVAHVVASAYHPESQGALERWHQTLKSALRKYCTETGKEWDDGVPLVLFAVREARQDSLGFSPAELVFGHDVRGPLKMLKEEFLDRGLSAKTNVLELVSRTRERLRDACNTAKEALSLSQKKMKKRFDTKAVVRRFLPGDKVLVLFPIHGTTLSARFSGPYVIKVHRCCPPQT; encoded by the exons atggcAACGTTTGAGTTAAGCCGATTTATAGATCAACCAAATGTTGAAGTTTTAGGGACATGTCGAAAAAGTGATTTGTCTCTTATTGCTCAACATTATGGGATTCCTTTTTCTAGAACACTAAGAAAAGCAGAGTTAAAAGATTGTTTAGTGGCTGGCTTGGTTAATAAAGGTGTTTTTTCGGCCATGGAGTCTAGTCCCACTGTAGCGGCGGAGTTGGAGGCACCAGCTGCTGCGGGAACTTCGCCTTTACGCGTATCGCGTGGTGGTCCAGTAACTCCCTTGGTGGGGGTTGGTGCGGAGGAAGGTTTAGCCTACTCGATGCCTAAATTTgagcctctttctctttccacagaATCAACAGGGAGTCGCTCAGATGCACGTCTAAAACTACGTTTAGCACGGCTGCAGTTGGAGACCCAGGACCGAGCTCAGGCAAGGCAAGATGACTTGAAGCGTCAGATCGAAATGTATCGAATTGATGCTGATACCAAAGTACGACTGCGGGAGTTGGAGTTACAGGCTGCGCCCGAGGTACCAAAGAAATCTACTGTCAAAACATCTCTGGTCGAAGGTGATCCCGTTACGTCGCCTGGTCCATCACCGTCGGGAGGCGTTGACGAACCAGTTGGTACTGGTGGTGATTCGGTAGCGccgttttcaacacattttgacGTGGCTAAAAACATCTCGATCGTTCCACCCTTCCGGGAAAAGGAAGTGGAAGCTTATTTTCAAGCTTTTGAACGAGTGGCGTTAGCTTTAGGATGGCCAAACGCGGTTTGGGCACTAATGTTGCAATGTAAACTCTCAGGTAAGGCGCAGGAGGTATGTGCATCTCTCTCGTTAGAGGAAAGCGTACAGTATGAAGCCGTGAAAGCTGCAATTTTACGGGCATACGAACTTGTTCCTGAGCATTACCGACAACGGTTCCGTACCTCGAAAAGGGGCACGTCGCAAACGTATGTTGAATTCGCTGGGGAAAAAGGCATCTTATTCGATCGCTGGACCAAGGCGTGCAAGGTAACAGACTATAACTCTTTGCGAGAGCTGTTGCTGATCGAAGAATTTAAGAACTGTGTTCCTGAACGTACTGCATTGTATCTGAACGAACAAAAAGTCAGCACTGTTCAGCAGGCTGCGGTGTTAGCTGACGAGTATGCTTTAATGCACAAAACGGTGTTTTATAAGCGTCCGTCTGATTCTGGGGGTTCCGCCGTGAAGGAGAACGAAAATCTTTCCGACTCGAGAAGTAAATGGAGTCCTCCCAGTCCGAAATCTAATCGAGAATGCAGTTACTGTCACAAAATGGGTCATAGTATGGCTGAGTGTCGTACGTTGAAACGTAAACAAGAACGACAAGATTCTTCATCTTTTCAACCGCGAGGCTCGGTGTTGGTGAAAACTTTGTCTCCGGCGGTTGCAGTGTCCCCCACGACCCCAGACAGCTGTTTCAAGCCGTTCATATTCCGCGGTTTTGTTTCAGTAGGTGAGAGGGGCGAGGATCGAAAACCGGTAAGAATTCTCCGGGATACAGGGGGGTCTCAGTCCTTCATATTAGCAGATGTTCTGGATTTTGGTGTTGATTCCGCGTGTAATACCAGCACGGTGGTGCAGGGTATTGAAATGGGTTTTGTGACTGTCCCGTTGCATCGGGTGCACGTTTCGTCTGAGTTGGCGTCTGGATGTTTTGAGGTGGCAGTGCGTCCCTCGCTACCTGTGAGAGGCGTTGACTTTATCATGGGTAACGATATAGCTGGGGGTAAAGTCATGCCGGTGGTGCAAGTGGTCGACGTCCCGCACAACGACTCTCAGGCGGATGTGCTTGCTAGAAACCTGCCAGGGGTGTTTAGCGCCGTGGTGACACGAGCCCAAGCAAAACATGACCTTCAGGAAAGTAATATACTCTGCGATTCTGTGTTTCCCAAGATTCTGGGAACTGACGTGCTGGCtgatcctccagagccgcccaAAACGACTCCAGGGTCAGCTAGGAGCTTTGATCTCATTACTAATTTGCTTGTTTCGCGCGAAACTCTGATTGAAGCGCAGCGAGAAGATTTATCTTTAACTCCATGTCGGGCGAGtgctgaaaaggggaaaatatcGCTGCGTAATCACCAGTTTTACTGGCACGATAAGGTGCTAATGCGTCACTGGAGTCGATCGCTAAATCCTGGGCAGCAAGACGATTGGAATGTGGTGCATCAAATTGTGGTGCCCTCGAAGTTTCGATCACAGGTCTTAGAACTGGCCCATGACCATCCTTGGTCCGGACACCTCGGTATCACTAAAACCTATAACCGGGTGCTCCagcatttcttttggccaggtTTAAAAACTGATGTTGCACAATACTGCAAAACCTGTCACATCTGTCAGGTCAATGGGAAGCCTAATCAAGTTGTGCCGCCGGCTCCCCTCTGTCCTATTCCTGCCGTCGGCGAACCATTCGAGCGCGTGCTAGTTGATTGTGTCGGTCCACTCCCTCGTGCTAAGTCCGGGTGCCAATACTTGTTAACAATCATGTGCGTCGCGACACGCTTTCCGGAAGCCATCCCGTTACGTAACATCACGGCCAAGACGGTAACTAAGGCACTAACAAAATTCTTTACCACCTTTGGGTTGCCGAAAACGGTCCAAACCGATCAGGGTTCAAACTTTATGTCTCGCGTTTTCCGTACGTCCTTAAAGGCTCTTGGAGTGGCTCATGTCGTCGCAAGTGCCTACCACCCTGAGTCGCAAGGAGCTTTAGAACGGTGGCATCAGACGTTAAAATCCGCACTTCGCAAGTATTGCACCGAGACTGGAAAGGAATGGGATGATGGGGTCCCGTTAGTTTTATTTGCAGTGCGTGAGGCAAGACAGGACTCTCTCGGGTTCAGTCCGGCTGAGCTCGTGTTCGGGCATGATGTCCGGGGTCCTTTAAAAATGCTAAAGGAAGAGTTTCTCGATAGAGGTTTGTCCGCGAAAACAAACGTTCTCGAGTTGGTCTCACGTACTCGGGAACGTTTGCGAGACGCCTGTAATACGGCGAAGGAAGCGCTTTCATTGTCgcaaaagaagatgaagaaacgctttgatACAAAAGCGGTGGTGCGTCGTTTCCTGCCTGGAGATAAAGTTCTCGTGTTGTTCCCCATTCATGGGACCACTCTCTCGGCCCGTTTTTCGGGTCCGTACGTGATCAAGG TGCACCGGTGCTGTCCGCCCCAGACCTGA
- the LOC120818056 gene encoding uncharacterized protein LOC120818056 isoform X1, whose amino-acid sequence MATFELSRFIDQPNVEVLGTCRKSDLSLIAQHYGIPFSRTLRKAELKDCLVAGLVNKGVFSAMESSPTVAAELEAPAAAGTSPLRVSRGGPVTPLVGVGAEEGLAYSMPKFEPLSLSTESTGSRSDARLKLRLARLQLETQDRAQARQDDLKRQIEMYRIDADTKVRLRELELQAAPEVPKKSTVKTSLVEGDPVTSPGPSPSGGVDEPVGTGGDSVAPFSTHFDVAKNISIVPPFREKEVEAYFQAFERVALALGWPNAVWALMLQCKLSGKAQEVCASLSLEESVQYEAVKAAILRAYELVPEHYRQRFRTSKRGTSQTYVEFAGEKGILFDRWTKACKVTDYNSLRELLLIEEFKNCVPERTALYLNEQKVSTVQQAAVLADEYALMHKTVFYKRPSDSGGSAVKENENLSDSRSKWSPPSPKSNRECSYCHKMGHSMAECRTLKRKQERQDSSSFQPRGSVLVKTLSPAVAVSPTTPDSCFKPFIFRGFVSVGERGEDRKPVRILRDTGGSQSFILADVLDFGVDSACNTSTVVQGIEMGFVTVPLHRVHVSSELASGCFEVAVRPSLPVRGVDFIMGNDIAGGKVMPVVQVVDVPHNDSQADVLARNLPGVFSAVVTRAQAKHDLQESNILCDSVFPKILGTDVLADPPEPPKTTPGSARSFDLITNLLVSRETLIEAQREDLSLTPCRASAEKGKISLRNHQFYWHDKVLMRHWSRSLNPGQQDDWNVVHQIVVPSKFRSQVLELAHDHPWSGHLGITKTYNRVLQHFFWPGLKTDVAQYCKTCHICQVNGKPNQVVPPAPLCPIPAVGEPFERVLVDCVGPLPRAKSGCQYLLTIMCVATRFPEAIPLRNITAKTVTKALTKFFTTFGLPKTVQTDQGSNFMSRVFRTSLKALGVAHVVASAYHPESQGALERWHQTLKSALRKYCTETGKEWDDGVPLVLFAVREARQDSLGFSPAELVFGHDVRGPLKMLKEEFLDRGLSAKTNVLELVSRTRERLRDACNTAKEALSLSQKKMKKRFDTKAVVRRFLPGDKVLVLFPIHGTTLSARFSGPYVIKGKLNETNYILYTPERRRKTRVCHINMLKPYLCRVEPKATTPDDPVAKVPTEQVSLVTYALPADTEDDGLHVSMEVLNGGCFKNSEVLTSLPSQLAYLSREQQRYVMDLIKEFPNLFNDVPPGTNVIQHDIEVGRAGPFKQHAYRCPLTKREAMKAEVQYLLENGFAVPSSSPWSSPCILVPKADGSLRFCTDFRKVNSVTVADAFPLPRVDDCVDSLGGANYITKLDLLKGYWQVPLTERASKISAFVTPDAFLQYTRMAFGLRNAPATFQRLMSTVLGGVPNCTVYLDDVVVYSSTWEEHTLTLHDVFGRLSAASLTLNLKKCEFVKASVTYLGKQVGNGQVRPRDGKVAAVLNYPTPTTRRELRIPVGKISPLQCTGAVRPRPDSSVPAGGGRQRGWSGSCPSPGGC is encoded by the exons atggcAACGTTTGAGTTAAGCCGATTTATAGATCAACCAAATGTTGAAGTTTTAGGGACATGTCGAAAAAGTGATTTGTCTCTTATTGCTCAACATTATGGGATTCCTTTTTCTAGAACACTAAGAAAAGCAGAGTTAAAAGATTGTTTAGTGGCTGGCTTGGTTAATAAAGGTGTTTTTTCGGCCATGGAGTCTAGTCCCACTGTAGCGGCGGAGTTGGAGGCACCAGCTGCTGCGGGAACTTCGCCTTTACGCGTATCGCGTGGTGGTCCAGTAACTCCCTTGGTGGGGGTTGGTGCGGAGGAAGGTTTAGCCTACTCGATGCCTAAATTTgagcctctttctctttccacagaATCAACAGGGAGTCGCTCAGATGCACGTCTAAAACTACGTTTAGCACGGCTGCAGTTGGAGACCCAGGACCGAGCTCAGGCAAGGCAAGATGACTTGAAGCGTCAGATCGAAATGTATCGAATTGATGCTGATACCAAAGTACGACTGCGGGAGTTGGAGTTACAGGCTGCGCCCGAGGTACCAAAGAAATCTACTGTCAAAACATCTCTGGTCGAAGGTGATCCCGTTACGTCGCCTGGTCCATCACCGTCGGGAGGCGTTGACGAACCAGTTGGTACTGGTGGTGATTCGGTAGCGccgttttcaacacattttgacGTGGCTAAAAACATCTCGATCGTTCCACCCTTCCGGGAAAAGGAAGTGGAAGCTTATTTTCAAGCTTTTGAACGAGTGGCGTTAGCTTTAGGATGGCCAAACGCGGTTTGGGCACTAATGTTGCAATGTAAACTCTCAGGTAAGGCGCAGGAGGTATGTGCATCTCTCTCGTTAGAGGAAAGCGTACAGTATGAAGCCGTGAAAGCTGCAATTTTACGGGCATACGAACTTGTTCCTGAGCATTACCGACAACGGTTCCGTACCTCGAAAAGGGGCACGTCGCAAACGTATGTTGAATTCGCTGGGGAAAAAGGCATCTTATTCGATCGCTGGACCAAGGCGTGCAAGGTAACAGACTATAACTCTTTGCGAGAGCTGTTGCTGATCGAAGAATTTAAGAACTGTGTTCCTGAACGTACTGCATTGTATCTGAACGAACAAAAAGTCAGCACTGTTCAGCAGGCTGCGGTGTTAGCTGACGAGTATGCTTTAATGCACAAAACGGTGTTTTATAAGCGTCCGTCTGATTCTGGGGGTTCCGCCGTGAAGGAGAACGAAAATCTTTCCGACTCGAGAAGTAAATGGAGTCCTCCCAGTCCGAAATCTAATCGAGAATGCAGTTACTGTCACAAAATGGGTCATAGTATGGCTGAGTGTCGTACGTTGAAACGTAAACAAGAACGACAAGATTCTTCATCTTTTCAACCGCGAGGCTCGGTGTTGGTGAAAACTTTGTCTCCGGCGGTTGCAGTGTCCCCCACGACCCCAGACAGCTGTTTCAAGCCGTTCATATTCCGCGGTTTTGTTTCAGTAGGTGAGAGGGGCGAGGATCGAAAACCGGTAAGAATTCTCCGGGATACAGGGGGGTCTCAGTCCTTCATATTAGCAGATGTTCTGGATTTTGGTGTTGATTCCGCGTGTAATACCAGCACGGTGGTGCAGGGTATTGAAATGGGTTTTGTGACTGTCCCGTTGCATCGGGTGCACGTTTCGTCTGAGTTGGCGTCTGGATGTTTTGAGGTGGCAGTGCGTCCCTCGCTACCTGTGAGAGGCGTTGACTTTATCATGGGTAACGATATAGCTGGGGGTAAAGTCATGCCGGTGGTGCAAGTGGTCGACGTCCCGCACAACGACTCTCAGGCGGATGTGCTTGCTAGAAACCTGCCAGGGGTGTTTAGCGCCGTGGTGACACGAGCCCAAGCAAAACATGACCTTCAGGAAAGTAATATACTCTGCGATTCTGTGTTTCCCAAGATTCTGGGAACTGACGTGCTGGCtgatcctccagagccgcccaAAACGACTCCAGGGTCAGCTAGGAGCTTTGATCTCATTACTAATTTGCTTGTTTCGCGCGAAACTCTGATTGAAGCGCAGCGAGAAGATTTATCTTTAACTCCATGTCGGGCGAGtgctgaaaaggggaaaatatcGCTGCGTAATCACCAGTTTTACTGGCACGATAAGGTGCTAATGCGTCACTGGAGTCGATCGCTAAATCCTGGGCAGCAAGACGATTGGAATGTGGTGCATCAAATTGTGGTGCCCTCGAAGTTTCGATCACAGGTCTTAGAACTGGCCCATGACCATCCTTGGTCCGGACACCTCGGTATCACTAAAACCTATAACCGGGTGCTCCagcatttcttttggccaggtTTAAAAACTGATGTTGCACAATACTGCAAAACCTGTCACATCTGTCAGGTCAATGGGAAGCCTAATCAAGTTGTGCCGCCGGCTCCCCTCTGTCCTATTCCTGCCGTCGGCGAACCATTCGAGCGCGTGCTAGTTGATTGTGTCGGTCCACTCCCTCGTGCTAAGTCCGGGTGCCAATACTTGTTAACAATCATGTGCGTCGCGACACGCTTTCCGGAAGCCATCCCGTTACGTAACATCACGGCCAAGACGGTAACTAAGGCACTAACAAAATTCTTTACCACCTTTGGGTTGCCGAAAACGGTCCAAACCGATCAGGGTTCAAACTTTATGTCTCGCGTTTTCCGTACGTCCTTAAAGGCTCTTGGAGTGGCTCATGTCGTCGCAAGTGCCTACCACCCTGAGTCGCAAGGAGCTTTAGAACGGTGGCATCAGACGTTAAAATCCGCACTTCGCAAGTATTGCACCGAGACTGGAAAGGAATGGGATGATGGGGTCCCGTTAGTTTTATTTGCAGTGCGTGAGGCAAGACAGGACTCTCTCGGGTTCAGTCCGGCTGAGCTCGTGTTCGGGCATGATGTCCGGGGTCCTTTAAAAATGCTAAAGGAAGAGTTTCTCGATAGAGGTTTGTCCGCGAAAACAAACGTTCTCGAGTTGGTCTCACGTACTCGGGAACGTTTGCGAGACGCCTGTAATACGGCGAAGGAAGCGCTTTCATTGTCgcaaaagaagatgaagaaacgctttgatACAAAAGCGGTGGTGCGTCGTTTCCTGCCTGGAGATAAAGTTCTCGTGTTGTTCCCCATTCATGGGACCACTCTCTCGGCCCGTTTTTCGGGTCCGTACGTGATCAAGGGTAAGTTGAATGAAACTAACTATATCTTGTACACTCCAGAACGGAGGCGAAAAACACGTGTATGTCACATAAATATGTTGAAACCCTATTTATGTCGTGTTGAACCGAAAGCGACCACCCCTGACGATCCGGTAGCTAAGGTACCCACCGAGCAGGTCTCATTGGTAACTTATGCTTTACCTGCCGACACTGAGGATGATGGGTTGCATGTCTCTATGGAAGTTTTAAACGGGGGGTGTTTCAAAAATTCGGAAGTCTTAACTTCACTCCCTTCTCAACTGGCCTACTTATCTCGCGAACAGCAACGGTACGTAATGGACCTGATAAAGGAGTTCCCAAATCTGTTCAATGACGTACCTCCCGGAACTAATGTCATCCAGCATGACATCGAAGTTGGCCGTGCAGGACCTTTCAAGCAACATGCTTACCGCTGTCCATTAACTAAGAGAGAGGCAATGAAAGCTGAGGTGCAATATTTACTAGAGAATGGGTTCGCTGTTCCGAGCAGTAGCCCCTGGAGCTCGCCGTGCATTCTGGTGCCGAAGGCTGATGGGTCCCTTCGTTTTTGTACCGATTTCCGAAAGGTCAATTCCGTCACCGTGGCGGATGCTTTTCCCTTACCACGTGTGGACGATTGTGTGGATAGTCTTGGGGGTGCAAACTACATCACCAAATTGGACCTATTGAAAGGTTATTGGCAGGTGCCCCTCACCGAGCGGGCTTCTAAAATCTCTGCGTTTGTAACCCCCGACGCTTTTCTGCAGTATACGCGTATGGCCTTCGGTCTCCGAAACGCGCCCGCAACatttcagcggttaatgtccACAGTCTTAGGGGGGGTTCCTAACTGTACTGTTTATTTAGACGATGTTGTCGTTTACTCGTCTACGTGGGAGGAACACACGTTAACGTTGCATGACGTGTTTGGCCGATTGTCCGCTGCTTCCTTAAcgttaaatctaaaaaaatgtgaatttgtaaaAGCTTCTGTAACGTATCTAGGGAAGCAGGTGGGAAATGGTCAAGTGCGACCACGGGACGGAAAGGTGGCTGCTGTGCTCAACTACCCAACACCTACTACGAGGAGAGAACTAC GCATTCCTGTCGGCAAAATCTCTCCTTTGCAGTGCACCGGTGCTGTCCGCCCCAGACCTGACTCGTCCGTtccagctggaggtggacgccagCGCGGTTGGAGTGGGAGCTGTCCTTCTCCAGGAGGGTGCTGA